The genomic segment ttttttattttgtgatTATCACATGATGATTGCCCCCTTATCATATATAGAATTGTTAACCTCCTTAAAAGGAAGAATAAATGCATTATTAACAAAAATTTCAGGTTTCAAAATAACACTTTCCCCTAAAACACATAATCCTTCAATGCGTGACCAATTTCCTACTCTTGACTTGGACCCTATTATGGAGTTTTCAATATATGAGTAAGAATTTATGGTAGACTGGCTCATGACACatgaattttttattctaCAGCCTTCTCCTATGATTACATGTTCTCCTAGTACAACATTATCACCCAATACACAATTTTGTTTAATTATTGTTGTTGATGATATTAAAACGTTTCCTTCAATTTTTGTGTGGAGAAAAATATctttaataaatgaattttcttcattttcgttaaatttatttaattcttctatattttcaaaacttacaaataaatttttatgtacAACATTTTTGGTATGATTTTCATTTAAActataataaattaacaaGTGATCTAATAACATATGCTTTTCATATTTCCTTTCTTCTAAATTTTCCATGTATAATGATTGTCCCTTTAGGAAATCTAACGGTTTACCAATATCAGCCCAAAAATTATTCAATtggtaaaaatataacatattatcaCTGGCTAGCTTTGggaaaatttctttttctaaggAACAATTCCTTTGAggaataaaatttaaaatttgtttgtttaaaatgtatattccTGCATTAATTAAACTTGATTTAGGAACTAATGGTTTCTCTTCAAATTTTGTAATCATTTTATCTTCTGTAATTACAACACCAAATGCTCTTGGGTCTTCCACTTCTTTTAccttaacaaaaaaaaaaaaagaaaaaaaaaaaaaaaaaaaaaaaaaaaaaaaaaaaatatatatatttcgcCTGAACGGGTCATAAAAATGCAAATATGTACACACATGTTAAggtgatataaatatatataatatatataatatatataatatatttggtCTTTTATTTGACATTTTTtctgatatatatatattatatatattatatatattatatatatcatttgtgTTACCAGTATTGTTAGTGGGGCTTTATTTTGCTTGTGGAAATTCATCATTTCTATTAAGGGGAATGTACAAATTATGTCTGAATTGAACACAAAGAaatcatcatatttatttaaataattttcgGCAAGTTTTAATGGCCCCCCTGTTCCTAATGGTTCGTCTTCAactgaaaaaataatttgtacattatattttttttccatttcttTAACAAAATTAGTTATGTTCGTAGGTTTATATGCGATAGCTAAGATTATTTCTTTAATTCCACATTTTGCTAAATGTAATATTTGATGTTCTATTATTGGTTTATTgcaaaaattaattaaaggTTTGGGAGTTGTTAAAGTTAACGGCCTCAAGCGTGTACCATAACCACCAACTAAAATTAATGcattcataataatacaaaaaaggaaataaaattataaataaataaatatatatatatatatatatatatatatatatatatatatatatatatatatatatatgtatgtatgtatattatatcagAAATATAATGCagaaaacatatatacaaacaaaaggatataaattaattaaaatatatccatatattataaagtgATGTATTGaattaattataacaaaaaaaagaaaaaaaaagaaaaaaaaaaaaaaaaaaaaatatatatatatatatatattacatatgtatatgctaaattaacacaaaaaaaaaatttccaaATATAtggtagaaaaaaataaaaatgtaagatatatttaaaaatataaatataacatatgtttcaaaatataatatatatatatatatatatttcaaaatttaaatatatgtttcaaaatgtaaatatatttttcaaaatataaatatatttttcaaaatgcttattatttctatgtccaaaataaaaatatgtatataaaaaaacaaattaattataaaggaaaagaaatttTAATTGTTGCTTGTTATAatctttttattacataatatatatttatatacacatatatgtatttaatatttttttttcccatacacattatatatatatatatatatataattttgggggtatttttattttaaaaaggaaaaaatatattttcttttttttttaagttattttattttttttttgcaacaaaaaatattttaattaaaatataatgaagtgaatgtacatataaaatgtaaaaaaaaaaaaaaaaattataataataatatattaataatatatat from the Plasmodium falciparum 3D7 genome assembly, chromosome: 14 genome contains:
- a CDS encoding mannose-1-phosphate guanyltransferase, putative, yielding MNALILVGGYGTRLRPLTLTTPKPLINFCNKPIIEHQILHLAKCGIKEIILAIAYKPTNITNFVKEMEKKYNVQIIFSVEDEPLGTGGPLKLAENYLNKYDDFFVFNSDIICTFPLIEMMNFHKQNKAPLTILVKEVEDPRAFGVVITEDKMITKFEEKPLVPKSSLINAGIYILNKQILNFIPQRNCSLEKEIFPKLASDNMLYFYQLNNFWADIGKPLDFLKGQSLYMENLEERKYEKHMLLDHLLIYYSLNENHTKNVVHKNLFVSFENIEELNKFNENEENSFIKDIFLHTKIEGNVLISSTTIIKQNCVLGDNVVLGEHVIIGEGCRIKNSCVMSQSTINSYSYIENSIIGSKSRVGNWSRIEGLCVLGESVILKPEIFVNNAFILPFKEVNNSIYDKGAIIM